The DNA sequence CTGGGCGGTGCGGATGCTGGATTTTGAGGGGATGACTACCACTAGCAGGTGATCGACTCCGGCGATTGTTCCTCTTCCCAGATGTTCTACACCAGCCTCCATATCGAGAAGTATCGCTTGATCTCCTTTGATCAATAGTTTGGTGAGTAGTCGTTTTAAAACGGTATTTTCCGCACAGGCACAGCCCTTGTCTCCTGTCTGAATAGCGCCGAGGACCATGAGTTTGATCCCGTCTTTTTCCAGCATGAAGCGATCCGGGAGATCGTTGATCTCAGGGTTGATGTTGTAAAATGGTGACCCATCAACTCTTCCTGATCGGTCGCGCAATAAATCCTTCATGTCGGCGATGGCTGTGATTCGTTCCGGGTTGTCTATTCCCAGAGTTTGGGCCATGTGTGGGCTTGGGTCGGCATCAATAACCAGAACTTCCGAGTAGGTTTTTTTTAAGTGGTGGGCAAGAAGGGCTATGATTGTGGTCTTACCGACGCCGCCCTTGCCGCTGATTGCGAGTTTCATTGTGGAGCCCCCTTAATTATAAGGCTGAAGGGTGTTAGGCTGAAGGCTTGGAAGAAACAACCTTCGTTGGCATTAATGTAAGAACTTTTGTAACTGCTTAGGTTATCGGTTTTCAGTTATCGGTTTACGGTTAAAAGAATCATGGTCAGTTATGCATCATCCGATGATTCATGATGTCAGAGTGGGCGGAGCCCACCCTATGACCAAAAAAATCTTTACCCTATTATACGCCGAGTAGTTACTTTGCGATCAAGGTAATCGTTTTTTTTGTATTTCGTCAATATGTAACCCCAAAAGGGCCGAAAAGAACTCGTGTCGGGAAGTTTTCTC is a window from the Desulfobulbaceae bacterium genome containing:
- a CDS encoding AAA family ATPase, encoding MKLAISGKGGVGKTTIIALLAHHLKKTYSEVLVIDADPSPHMAQTLGIDNPERITAIADMKDLLRDRSGRVDGSPFYNINPEINDLPDRFMLEKDGIKLMVLGAIQTGDKGCACAENTVLKRLLTKLLIKGDQAILLDMEAGVEHLGRGTIAGVDHLLVVVIPSKSSIRTAQKIQKLAHDVRIPKISFIGNSITDLDDVTFIESMLNEPLLASFPDSPEIRGSERRGTPITDLADSLAIPLQQIQQAIRQ